A part of Geothrix oryzae genomic DNA contains:
- a CDS encoding Rid family detoxifying hydrolase, producing the protein MRTISTPNAPSAIGPYSQAQISGGHLFTSGQIPLVPETMEMVTGSIEPQAEQVMKNLAAVLAAANTGWDRVVKTTVFLTDMADFAAFNAVYEKALGGAKPARSTVQVAALPRGAKVEIELIAEV; encoded by the coding sequence ATGCGCACCATCAGCACCCCGAACGCCCCCTCCGCCATCGGCCCCTACAGCCAGGCCCAGATTTCCGGCGGCCACCTCTTCACCTCGGGCCAGATCCCCCTCGTGCCCGAGACCATGGAGATGGTCACGGGCTCCATCGAGCCCCAGGCTGAGCAGGTGATGAAGAATCTCGCCGCCGTCCTCGCCGCCGCCAACACCGGCTGGGATCGCGTGGTGAAGACCACCGTGTTCCTCACCGACATGGCCGACTTCGCCGCCTTCAACGCCGTCTATGAGAAGGCGCTCGGCGGCGCCAAGCCCGCCCGCAGCACCGTGCAGGTGGCGGCGCTCCCCCGCGGGGCCAAGGTGGAGATCGAACTCATCGCCGAGGTCTAG
- a CDS encoding S1C family serine protease, translating to MIRLSCTLLLLTTLLGAQEPPKSAPTEDATIQRFRAHAKPRVVTQRAPLGAEEKNTIRRFKEAKPSVVYVSAIAPAQDPRTLDITKVPTGTGTGFVWDEWGHVVTNHHVITVEEGGRRVRDVDEVEVTLADGKTYKGRVIGTSFALDIAVLQVFAPLEAMRPIPIGRSHDLQVGQSVMAIGNPFGLDHSLTKGVISALGRGIDTGYNTRILNAIQTDAAVNPGNSGGPLLDSTGRLVGMNTAIAAATGASVGIGFAIPVDTLNDIVPKLIARDRLEPPRMGFVALLAYEAHRVFGITRGLVVKEVDADSPAGRAGLRPLEVDADGRVKTMGDILLAYQGRVIENEGQFLAMLELEPPADEVVFDVLREGQVIKVTLRLKGSKAVPTSL from the coding sequence ATGATCCGCCTGTCCTGCACCCTCCTCCTCCTGACCACCCTCCTCGGGGCCCAGGAGCCTCCCAAATCCGCCCCCACGGAGGATGCGACGATCCAGCGCTTCCGTGCCCACGCGAAACCCCGCGTCGTGACCCAGAGGGCGCCGCTGGGGGCCGAGGAGAAGAACACGATCCGGCGCTTCAAGGAGGCCAAGCCCAGCGTGGTCTATGTCTCGGCCATCGCCCCCGCGCAGGACCCGCGGACGCTGGACATCACCAAGGTTCCCACGGGCACGGGCACCGGGTTCGTGTGGGACGAGTGGGGCCATGTGGTCACCAACCACCATGTCATCACCGTGGAGGAGGGCGGACGGCGGGTCCGCGATGTGGACGAGGTGGAGGTCACGCTGGCGGACGGGAAGACCTACAAGGGCCGGGTCATCGGCACCAGCTTCGCCCTCGACATCGCCGTGCTCCAGGTCTTCGCGCCCCTGGAAGCCATGCGGCCCATCCCCATCGGCCGCAGCCACGACCTGCAGGTGGGCCAATCCGTCATGGCCATCGGCAACCCCTTCGGCCTGGACCACTCGCTGACCAAGGGCGTCATCTCCGCCCTGGGCCGGGGGATCGACACGGGCTACAACACGCGGATCCTGAACGCCATCCAGACGGACGCCGCGGTGAACCCCGGCAACTCCGGCGGCCCGCTCCTTGACAGCACCGGCCGCCTGGTGGGCATGAACACCGCCATCGCCGCGGCCACGGGGGCCTCCGTGGGCATCGGCTTCGCCATCCCCGTCGACACCCTCAACGACATCGTGCCAAAGCTCATCGCCCGGGACCGCCTGGAACCCCCCCGCATGGGCTTCGTCGCCCTTCTCGCCTACGAGGCCCACCGGGTCTTCGGCATCACCCGCGGCCTGGTGGTGAAAGAGGTGGATGCGGATTCACCCGCCGGCCGGGCGGGGCTCCGCCCGCTGGAAGTGGATGCGGATGGGCGCGTGAAGACCATGGGCGACATCCTGCTGGCCTACCAGGGCCGGGTCATCGAGAACGAGGGCCAGTTCCTGGCCATGCTCGAGCTGGAGCCCCCCGCCGACGAGGTCGTCTTCGATGTCCTGCGGGAGGGCCAGGTGATCAAGGTCACCCTCCGCCTCAAAGGCAGCAAGGCCGTCCCGACCAGCCTCTGA
- a CDS encoding transglycosylase SLT domain-containing protein encodes MVRAALILALAALAPAPMLGARAPKAGRASAKPGVTYLYTYYDRQGRLVINNLPPSYMKGQGLVLKHVGVGKVRLAITTAEMARALKSPELIAMVDEIASAEGVDMHLARAIIQAESAFNYKARSKAGALGLMQLMPSTAERFGVVDPFDPRQNISGGVKYLKWLHDYYQGDLTRVVAAYNAGEGAVNRHKGIPPFRETRAYVPKVLDLYQRKAVQPDPKLAGSMGLLQKGRGGFKVEEQKTVPEPTVQQRAATRIYQWTDANGRVQISDQPPPKGTASVKSFGEP; translated from the coding sequence ATGGTTCGCGCTGCCCTGATCCTCGCCCTCGCTGCCCTGGCGCCCGCCCCGATGCTGGGTGCCAGGGCGCCGAAGGCCGGGCGGGCCTCTGCGAAGCCCGGCGTCACTTACCTCTACACCTACTACGATCGGCAGGGCCGCCTGGTGATCAACAACCTCCCCCCCAGCTACATGAAGGGGCAGGGGCTGGTGCTGAAGCATGTGGGCGTGGGCAAGGTGCGGCTCGCGATCACCACCGCGGAGATGGCCCGGGCCCTCAAGAGCCCGGAGCTCATCGCGATGGTGGACGAGATCGCCTCGGCCGAAGGCGTGGACATGCACCTGGCCCGCGCCATCATCCAGGCCGAGAGCGCCTTCAACTACAAGGCCCGGTCCAAGGCCGGGGCCCTGGGCCTCATGCAGCTGATGCCCTCCACGGCGGAGCGCTTCGGCGTCGTGGATCCCTTCGATCCGCGCCAGAACATCTCCGGCGGCGTGAAATACCTCAAGTGGCTCCACGACTACTACCAGGGGGACCTCACTCGGGTGGTGGCGGCCTACAACGCCGGCGAGGGCGCGGTGAACCGCCACAAGGGCATCCCGCCCTTCCGCGAGACCCGGGCCTATGTCCCGAAGGTGCTGGATCTCTACCAGCGCAAGGCCGTGCAGCCCGATCCCAAGCTGGCGGGCAGCATGGGGCTGCTCCAGAAGGGCCGGGGCGGCTTCAAGGTCGAGGAGCAGAAGACTGTGCCGGAGCCCACGGTCCAGCAGCGGGCGGCCACGCGCATCTACCAGTGGACCGATGCCAACGGCCGGGTCCAGATCAGCGATCAGCCTCCGCCCAAGGGCACCGCCAGCGTGAAATCCTTCGGGGAGCCCTGA
- a CDS encoding Hpt domain-containing protein produces the protein MVPSDLLDLTTLQNLVELDDGAHGLVSEMIGIFQDDTPRRIQAILQAIAQQDAEALSRAGHALKGGAGALGAKTLRTLGAELEQLGRSGSVDAGADLPARLEAAFQASLAALESFVRDGEANRT, from the coding sequence ATGGTCCCATCCGACCTCCTCGACCTGACCACCCTTCAGAACCTGGTGGAGTTGGACGATGGCGCCCATGGCCTGGTGTCGGAAATGATCGGCATCTTCCAGGACGACACGCCCCGTCGCATCCAGGCCATCCTCCAGGCCATCGCCCAGCAGGATGCCGAGGCGCTCTCCCGGGCCGGACACGCCCTCAAAGGGGGCGCCGGGGCCCTGGGCGCCAAGACCCTCCGCACCCTGGGCGCCGAACTCGAACAGCTGGGCCGCAGCGGTTCCGTGGATGCCGGTGCGGACCTGCCGGCGCGGCTGGAAGCCGCCTTCCAGGCGAGTCTGGCTGCCCTGGAGAGCTTCGTGCGCGATGGCGAGGCGAACCGGACCTGA
- a CDS encoding tetratricopeptide repeat protein produces MSDSTRSRHSTLLLGLAFLLLLGLGSGAAWLIARGNLRGPFRVLLISPPPGPGSGLDAAQCRAIGALVQDHLEQLGGLAITSATSVPEDLEGLRAHPHTLAILLEPSRQGESLTLAYRHAGVERPVGTPLAWVRHEAQSLSPSAAFEGFLRGFPRTLQTQGPRLCPQAPAAFWDLIQAGAWRLQNDHLDEAMALADQVAAREPDCASAWILVGNLRYRRMLNNPAAFRKEQAEAEALLLRGLELAPGHPRATFLLSLLKADSGNQADALNLLLQARRRQPHNPTLLTGVAYAARGAGLLPFSRRAMALRDELALAKIQPQAVDITCLYTGEIQRFEASLQEQPGHLRSTSGVLPFYRGYLALVRDDRALAQQEFAAAAALSRGYPNILRLSQIYGLILSGRKDEAWKKLREYDQERIGMREPDGEFTLRLAEAYAMLGDRASAMDMAGRAFARGFGCTAWYERSPMLESLRGLPKWKALLQHLRERQSLMEERFPIGLLEDN; encoded by the coding sequence ATGTCTGATTCCACCCGCTCCCGCCACTCGACGCTCCTGCTGGGCCTGGCCTTCCTCCTCCTGCTGGGATTGGGCTCGGGCGCGGCCTGGCTCATCGCCCGCGGCAACCTTCGCGGCCCCTTCAGGGTGCTGCTGATCTCGCCGCCCCCGGGCCCCGGTTCGGGTCTGGACGCCGCCCAGTGCCGCGCCATCGGGGCCCTGGTCCAGGACCACCTGGAGCAGCTCGGCGGCCTGGCCATCACGAGCGCCACCAGCGTGCCCGAGGATCTGGAGGGCCTCCGGGCCCATCCCCATACCCTGGCCATCCTGCTGGAGCCGTCCCGCCAGGGGGAGTCGCTGACGCTGGCCTACCGCCACGCCGGGGTGGAACGCCCGGTGGGGACGCCCCTCGCCTGGGTCCGGCACGAGGCCCAGTCCCTGAGCCCTTCCGCTGCCTTCGAGGGTTTTCTCCGCGGGTTTCCGCGGACACTCCAGACCCAGGGTCCCCGGTTGTGCCCCCAGGCGCCCGCGGCCTTCTGGGATCTGATCCAGGCGGGGGCGTGGCGCCTCCAGAACGATCATCTGGACGAGGCCATGGCCCTCGCGGACCAGGTCGCGGCACGGGAACCGGACTGCGCCAGCGCCTGGATCCTCGTGGGCAACCTCCGGTACCGCCGGATGCTCAACAATCCGGCGGCCTTCCGGAAGGAGCAGGCAGAGGCGGAGGCCCTGCTCCTGCGCGGCCTCGAGTTGGCCCCGGGCCATCCTCGGGCCACCTTCCTGCTGTCGCTCCTCAAGGCCGACAGCGGCAACCAGGCCGATGCCCTCAACCTGCTCCTGCAGGCCCGGCGGCGCCAGCCGCACAATCCGACCCTCCTGACGGGCGTCGCCTACGCGGCCCGGGGAGCGGGCCTGCTGCCCTTCTCCCGCCGGGCCATGGCGTTGCGGGACGAGCTGGCCCTCGCCAAGATCCAGCCCCAGGCCGTGGACATCACCTGCCTGTACACGGGAGAGATCCAGCGCTTCGAGGCGAGCCTTCAGGAACAGCCGGGTCACCTGCGCAGCACCTCCGGGGTGCTCCCCTTCTACCGCGGCTACCTGGCCCTGGTGCGGGATGACCGGGCGCTGGCGCAGCAGGAGTTCGCCGCCGCCGCGGCCCTGTCCAGGGGCTACCCGAACATCCTTCGGTTGAGCCAGATCTACGGTCTGATCCTCTCGGGCCGGAAGGACGAAGCCTGGAAGAAGCTGCGGGAGTACGACCAGGAGCGCATCGGCATGCGTGAGCCCGACGGAGAGTTCACACTGCGGCTGGCGGAGGCCTACGCCATGCTGGGCGACCGGGCCAGCGCCATGGACATGGCGGGCCGGGCCTTCGCCCGAGGCTTTGGTTGCACGGCCTGGTACGAGCGCAGCCCCATGCTGGAGTCCCTGCGGGGCCTGCCGAAGTGGAAGGCCCTGCTGCAGCACCTGAGGGAACGCCAGTCCCTCATGGAGGAACGCTTCCCCATCGGGCTGCTGGAGGACAACTGA
- a CDS encoding PKD domain-containing protein, whose protein sequence is MRAFRILLIPALALGLGLALEAQTPKKVLFDHTRHEEAGTSAEWVICSGSEPNPSPAAPASEADWNGGISAWGFDLFKAGYAVQTLPPAGRVTYGDATNPQDLSNYAVYVIPEPYLKFTAAEKQAIFTFVQNGGGLFMVGNHPGAIRYSGTGGTDAYTVFNDLVAVNGGNPYGFTFVPGHGPGDALANTTSTAFALGTSPAEQAIIHGTYGSLGLMDFHSYSYLNLNPAQNPNVQEILHTQVSGDTGSFIVTCTVGAGRVVAISDSAPADDGTTSTSGKALHNSYTLNSNRAFFLNATTYLAGATSAPVPVVGIVSPASNPTITAGGAVTFQGSASISDSSTLSYSWAFGDGGTATALGPVSHTYPTAGNYTATFTATSNQGQSASATRTITVNAASFTLTASAGPGGTISPAGAVSVANGGSQTFTISPAAGYVISSVTVDGVNQGALGTYTFSNVTANHTLAAAFTASAGSSLTEAFNTGTKGAYALGTVALATGTWTLDDALLGNTTSDRKAGAQSVRVRNSGKVTMGFTFPTGAKTVSLKHAKYGTDGNSTWGLWYSTNGGSTWAQAGSTVTTTSTTLATATFTVNVAGAIRFEVRKTDGSANRVNFDDFQIAGY, encoded by the coding sequence ATGCGCGCGTTCCGCATCCTGTTGATCCCGGCCCTGGCCCTGGGCCTAGGTCTGGCCCTGGAGGCCCAGACTCCGAAAAAAGTCCTCTTCGACCACACCCGGCACGAAGAAGCCGGCACCTCGGCCGAGTGGGTGATCTGCTCCGGCAGCGAGCCCAACCCCAGCCCCGCCGCGCCCGCCTCCGAAGCGGACTGGAACGGCGGCATCAGCGCCTGGGGCTTCGACCTCTTCAAGGCCGGGTATGCGGTGCAGACGCTCCCACCCGCGGGGCGCGTGACCTACGGCGATGCCACCAATCCCCAGGACCTGAGCAACTACGCGGTCTATGTCATCCCCGAGCCTTACCTGAAGTTCACCGCCGCCGAGAAGCAGGCCATCTTCACCTTCGTGCAAAACGGCGGCGGCCTCTTCATGGTCGGCAACCACCCCGGCGCCATCCGCTACAGCGGCACGGGCGGCACGGATGCCTACACGGTGTTCAACGATCTGGTGGCGGTGAACGGCGGCAATCCCTACGGCTTCACCTTCGTGCCCGGACACGGGCCGGGTGATGCGCTGGCGAACACCACCAGCACGGCCTTCGCCCTGGGCACCAGCCCCGCCGAGCAGGCCATCATCCACGGGACCTACGGCTCGCTGGGCCTGATGGACTTCCATTCCTACTCCTACCTGAACCTCAACCCCGCCCAGAACCCGAATGTCCAGGAGATCCTCCACACCCAGGTGTCGGGAGACACCGGCTCCTTCATCGTGACCTGCACCGTGGGGGCCGGCCGGGTGGTGGCCATCAGCGACAGCGCCCCGGCCGATGACGGTACCACCAGCACTTCCGGCAAGGCCCTCCACAACAGCTACACCCTCAACAGCAACCGGGCCTTCTTCCTCAACGCCACCACCTACCTGGCGGGGGCCACCAGCGCTCCGGTCCCGGTGGTGGGCATCGTCTCCCCCGCCTCCAATCCGACGATCACCGCGGGAGGCGCGGTGACCTTCCAGGGCAGCGCCAGCATCTCAGACAGCAGCACCCTGAGCTACAGCTGGGCCTTCGGAGACGGCGGTACCGCCACGGCCCTCGGCCCCGTCAGCCACACCTACCCCACGGCCGGCAACTACACGGCCACCTTCACGGCCACCAGCAACCAGGGGCAGTCCGCTTCGGCCACCCGCACCATCACCGTGAACGCCGCCTCCTTCACCCTCACCGCCAGCGCCGGCCCGGGCGGAACCATCAGCCCGGCGGGTGCCGTCAGCGTGGCGAACGGCGGAAGCCAGACCTTCACCATCTCCCCGGCCGCGGGCTATGTGATCAGCAGCGTCACCGTGGATGGCGTCAACCAGGGGGCCCTCGGCACCTACACCTTCAGCAATGTGACGGCCAACCACACCCTCGCGGCGGCCTTCACCGCCAGCGCCGGATCCAGCCTGACCGAGGCCTTCAACACCGGCACCAAGGGCGCCTACGCCCTCGGCACGGTCGCCCTGGCCACCGGTACCTGGACCTTGGATGACGCCCTCCTGGGCAATACCACCAGCGACCGGAAGGCCGGCGCCCAGAGCGTACGCGTCCGCAACAGCGGCAAGGTGACCATGGGCTTCACCTTCCCCACCGGGGCCAAGACCGTCTCCCTCAAGCATGCCAAGTACGGCACCGACGGCAACTCCACCTGGGGCCTCTGGTACTCCACCAACGGCGGCTCCACCTGGGCCCAGGCCGGCAGCACCGTGACCACCACCTCCACCACGCTCGCCACCGCCACCTTCACCGTCAATGTGGCCGGCGCCATCCGGTTCGAGGTCCGCAAGACCGACGGTAGCGCCAACCGCGTGAATTTCGACGATTTCCAGATCGCCGGCTACTGA
- a CDS encoding hemerythrin domain-containing protein yields the protein MNLDRYHEQHADIRQQVKDLQQRIEPEALAADPGAARQSLVTLGARLNIHLAFEDTALYPTVLKHPDLRVQQRTRQYMEEMGGIKAALKEHLQRWLSTGRVQAEAPTFRKETLAILQALGARLEAEDRDFYPMLETLAV from the coding sequence ATGAACCTCGACCGCTACCACGAGCAGCATGCGGACATCCGCCAGCAGGTGAAGGACCTGCAGCAGCGGATCGAGCCCGAGGCCCTGGCCGCCGACCCCGGTGCCGCCCGGCAGAGCCTGGTGACCCTGGGCGCCCGGCTGAACATCCACCTCGCCTTCGAGGACACGGCCCTCTATCCGACGGTTCTCAAGCACCCCGACCTCCGGGTCCAGCAGCGGACCCGCCAGTACATGGAAGAGATGGGCGGGATCAAGGCGGCCCTGAAGGAACACCTGCAGCGGTGGCTGTCGACGGGGCGCGTCCAGGCGGAGGCGCCGACCTTCCGGAAGGAAACGCTCGCGATCCTGCAGGCGCTGGGGGCCCGGCTGGAGGCTGAAGACCGAGACTTCTACCCGATGCTGGAGACGCTGGCCGTCTAG
- a CDS encoding methylmalonyl-CoA mutase family protein, producing the protein MSTLTASETTAVLPEGYLPRHKVRFVTAASLFDGHDASINIMRRILQATGCEVIHLGHNRSVLDVVETAIQEDAQGIAVSSYQGGHVEYFKYMVDLLRERGAGHIQVFGGGGGVISPEEVRELEAYGVARLYSPEDGRHMGLQGMIDDMVRRCDIDPRTTPEFHRLARRITRIELGDASALPAGHPPQATAVLGITGTGGAGKSSLIDELLRRFLVDFPDKRVAVLSVDPTKRKTGGALLGDRIRMNSLYHPELRDRVFMRSLATRSAAHRATSEALVASIAAAKAEGFDLVIVETAGIGQSDSEISDLVDLSMYVMTPEYGAASQLEKIDMLDFADLVVLNKADKRGAEDALRDVRKQYQRAHKRFSEPAEEMPVYATCASQFNDPATNWLFVNLVKTIAAKSGLDWASRLEAQAGNPRRAAIIPPERVRYLAEIADAVQGYKAWARRQTETAELAHALWTSLVALGDKVPPAGSFYDAAHLVEPAEGDQGVAILLLRQRYQEHLGELHAESRRLIRDWSELKRSYTEPENIYVVRGKEIRTANYTVSLSGTLVPKVALPPQSGWGELLRWQLLENLPGRFPFTAGVFEYKRVGEDPTRMFAGEGTPERTNKRFHFVSKGQPAVRLSTAFDSVTLYGEDPHGRPDIYGKVGNSGVSVCTVDDAKKLYSGFDLLCPTTSVSMTINGPAPTMLAFFLNAAIDQRAEAWLKEHGQLEAAQAKIEGMYAAKGLARPRYEGALPEGNDGLGLALLGVTADEILPPEVYAKLRTEALQTVRGTVQADILKEDQAQNTCIFSTEFSLKVMGDIQSTFIEEKIRNFYSVSISGYHIAEAGANPISQLAFTLANGFTFVEYYLSRGMHIDDFAPNLSFFFSNGLDPEYSVIGRVARRIWAVAMKEKYGANDRSQKLKYHIQTSGRSLHAQEIDFNDIRTTLQALYAIYDNCNSLHTNAYDEAITTPTEESVRRAIAIQLIINRELGQAKNENPLQGAFYIEQLTELVEEAVLLEFRRIADRGGVLGAMETMYQRGKIQEESMQYEHLKHSGELPIVGVNTFLNPQPPELGTPELIRSTEAEKQQQIRNLGAFHARNADRAPAALNRLKDLARANGNLFDALLDAAKVCSLGQISQALYEVGGQYRRNM; encoded by the coding sequence ATGTCCACACTCACCGCATCCGAGACCACCGCCGTCCTGCCCGAAGGCTATCTGCCCCGCCACAAGGTGCGCTTCGTCACCGCGGCCAGCCTCTTCGACGGGCACGACGCCAGCATCAACATCATGCGGCGCATCCTCCAGGCCACGGGCTGCGAGGTGATCCACCTGGGGCACAACCGCTCTGTGCTGGATGTGGTGGAGACGGCCATCCAGGAGGATGCCCAGGGCATCGCGGTGTCCAGCTACCAGGGCGGCCATGTCGAGTACTTCAAATACATGGTGGACCTGCTGCGGGAGCGCGGCGCGGGCCACATCCAGGTCTTCGGCGGTGGCGGCGGCGTCATCTCGCCGGAGGAGGTCCGGGAGCTGGAAGCCTATGGCGTGGCCCGCCTCTACAGCCCCGAGGATGGCCGCCACATGGGCCTGCAGGGCATGATCGACGACATGGTGCGCCGGTGCGACATCGACCCCCGCACCACCCCCGAGTTCCATCGCCTGGCCCGCCGCATCACCCGGATCGAGCTCGGCGACGCCAGCGCACTTCCCGCGGGCCACCCGCCCCAGGCGACGGCGGTCCTCGGCATCACCGGCACGGGCGGCGCGGGCAAGTCCTCGCTCATCGACGAACTGTTGCGGCGCTTCCTGGTGGATTTCCCGGACAAGCGGGTGGCCGTGCTCAGCGTCGATCCCACCAAGCGCAAGACCGGCGGTGCCCTGCTGGGCGACCGCATCCGCATGAACTCGCTGTACCACCCCGAGCTCCGCGACCGGGTCTTCATGCGGAGCCTCGCCACCCGCAGTGCGGCCCACCGCGCCACCAGCGAGGCCCTGGTGGCCAGCATCGCCGCCGCCAAGGCCGAGGGGTTCGACCTGGTGATCGTGGAGACCGCGGGCATCGGCCAGAGCGACAGCGAGATCTCGGACCTGGTGGATCTGTCCATGTATGTGATGACGCCGGAATACGGCGCCGCCAGCCAGCTCGAGAAGATCGACATGCTGGATTTCGCCGACCTCGTGGTGCTGAACAAGGCGGACAAGCGCGGCGCCGAGGATGCCCTGCGCGATGTGCGCAAGCAGTACCAGCGGGCCCACAAGCGCTTCAGCGAGCCGGCGGAGGAGATGCCGGTCTATGCCACCTGCGCGAGCCAGTTCAACGACCCCGCCACCAACTGGCTCTTCGTGAACCTGGTGAAGACCATTGCCGCGAAGTCCGGGCTGGACTGGGCCTCGAGGCTCGAGGCCCAGGCGGGGAATCCCCGGCGCGCCGCCATCATCCCCCCGGAGCGCGTGCGCTACCTGGCCGAGATCGCCGATGCGGTGCAAGGCTACAAAGCCTGGGCCCGCCGCCAGACGGAGACCGCGGAGCTGGCCCACGCCCTGTGGACGAGCCTCGTGGCCCTGGGCGACAAGGTGCCCCCGGCGGGCAGCTTCTACGATGCCGCCCACCTCGTGGAACCCGCCGAAGGGGACCAGGGCGTGGCGATCCTGCTGCTCCGCCAGCGCTACCAGGAGCACCTGGGAGAACTGCACGCCGAAAGCCGCCGCCTCATCCGCGACTGGTCGGAATTGAAGCGCAGCTACACCGAGCCGGAGAATATCTATGTGGTGCGCGGCAAGGAGATCCGCACCGCGAACTATACGGTGTCCCTCAGCGGTACCCTGGTGCCGAAGGTCGCCCTGCCGCCCCAGTCGGGCTGGGGCGAGCTGCTGCGCTGGCAGCTGCTGGAGAACCTGCCGGGTCGCTTCCCCTTCACGGCCGGCGTCTTCGAGTACAAGCGCGTGGGCGAGGATCCCACCCGCATGTTCGCGGGCGAGGGCACGCCCGAGCGCACCAACAAGCGCTTCCACTTCGTGAGCAAGGGCCAGCCGGCCGTGCGCCTGAGCACCGCCTTCGACAGCGTCACCCTCTACGGGGAGGATCCCCACGGCCGCCCCGACATCTACGGCAAGGTGGGCAACAGCGGCGTGTCCGTCTGCACGGTGGACGACGCGAAGAAGCTCTACTCGGGCTTCGACCTGCTCTGCCCCACGACCAGCGTGAGCATGACCATCAACGGCCCCGCGCCCACCATGCTGGCCTTCTTCCTCAATGCGGCCATCGACCAGCGGGCCGAGGCCTGGCTGAAGGAGCACGGCCAGCTCGAGGCGGCCCAGGCGAAGATCGAGGGGATGTACGCGGCGAAGGGCCTGGCGCGCCCCCGCTACGAAGGCGCCCTGCCCGAGGGCAACGACGGCCTCGGGCTCGCCTTGCTGGGCGTCACCGCGGACGAGATCCTGCCGCCGGAGGTCTATGCGAAGCTCCGGACAGAGGCCCTTCAGACCGTGCGCGGCACGGTGCAGGCGGACATCCTCAAGGAGGATCAGGCCCAGAACACCTGCATCTTCAGCACGGAGTTCAGCCTCAAGGTCATGGGGGACATCCAGTCCACCTTCATCGAGGAGAAGATCCGCAATTTCTATTCCGTGAGCATCAGCGGCTACCACATCGCCGAGGCCGGGGCGAACCCCATCAGCCAGCTGGCCTTCACCCTGGCCAACGGCTTCACCTTCGTCGAGTACTACCTCTCGCGCGGCATGCACATCGACGACTTCGCGCCGAACCTCAGCTTCTTCTTCAGCAATGGGCTCGATCCGGAATACAGCGTCATCGGCCGGGTGGCCCGGCGCATCTGGGCCGTGGCCATGAAGGAGAAATACGGCGCCAACGACCGCAGTCAGAAGCTGAAGTACCACATCCAGACCTCCGGCCGCTCCCTGCACGCGCAGGAGATCGACTTCAACGACATCCGCACCACCCTGCAGGCCCTCTACGCCATCTACGACAACTGCAACAGTCTGCACACCAACGCCTACGACGAGGCCATCACCACGCCCACCGAGGAGAGCGTGCGCCGGGCCATCGCCATCCAGCTCATCATCAACCGCGAGCTGGGCCAGGCGAAGAACGAGAACCCGCTGCAGGGCGCCTTCTACATCGAGCAGTTGACGGAGCTGGTGGAAGAGGCCGTGCTGCTCGAGTTCCGCCGCATCGCCGACCGCGGCGGCGTCCTGGGGGCCATGGAGACCATGTACCAGCGGGGCAAGATCCAGGAAGAGTCCATGCAGTACGAGCACCTCAAGCACAGCGGGGAGCTGCCCATTGTGGGTGTGAACACCTTCCTGAATCCCCAGCCGCCCGAGCTGGGCACGCCCGAACTGATCCGCAGCACCGAGGCGGAGAAGCAGCAGCAGATCCGGAACCTCGGCGCCTTCCATGCTCGCAACGCCGACCGGGCCCCCGCGGCCCTGAACCGCCTGAAGGACCTGGCCCGCGCCAACGGCAACCTCTTCGATGCCCTGCTCGACGCCGCCAAGGTCTGCAGCCTCGGCCAGATCAGCCAGGCCCTCTACGAAGTGGGCGGTCAGTACCGGCGGAACATGTGA